ACCTGTTTGTTTTAACTTAATTGTGAAAGCATTATTTCTCTGTGCCATTTTTTTATTTGTGTAGCTGAGCCCTGTACATTGTGCTGGCCTAGCTGTTGACCTGTTAACACTTTCTATGGGTCTTTATTGTAGGTCTTCCCATTGAAGAACAACAGTGCAACAACTGAGGAACAACCAAGCATCCAAGAGGAGGTCTTCACCTCTCCTTCCCTTGTGCGCAAGAAAGCCATCCGCAACAAAGTACTGTGCTCAGGGGCCTATCGCTCCTTCACTTACAGCCCTCACAAACAACGCCACCTTCAGGATCGGCTTAACTCTCCACAAGGTGGGCCAAGTGTGCAGAGAGCTCTTTCAAGAGTGAAACAGTTCATTAGGTAATGCATACCCTTAGTGCTATGTGATGGGCACTCACTCAACGTCTGTGGTGTAGGCAGTTTTCATGGTATCGATTTGTCATTACATACACCCTCTGATAAACTTACAGGCACTTATTTTTCACAGGGGTCAGATTTACTGTAACGTTAAAAGCTTTTTACCACGCATTTAAATTGAACATGTTATGACGTTTTATGAACTCCTTTATCACAGTTTCCCTTGAAACAGTAGTTGTACTCACATCAGTAAGTTTTTCCACTGTGACTCCACTTGAGGTGGAATGGAAATAGATTGGAGGTTATCCAAAGCAAACAAGCCCCTTGAAATATTTCCCTTGAGGGACCTCTTGAAATGTGATCATCCCAAGATGCTATGGAATCCCTTATCTTGAATGTGAAACAGGAAAGGGGCAGGACAAAATACCAGTGAGGAGAGCCCGGCCCCCGAGCCTTGCCGAAACAGAAGAAGCTCTGGCTCAAGCGGTGTGGTGTTGGGCAGGCATCGCCACGTGAGTCACCACCTCTCatttgttataataataataatatatgctatttagcatacacttttatccaaaacgacttagtgatgtgtgcatacattttttgcatAGCGTGGTcccagcgggaatcgaacccacaatcctggtgtTGCTAGCGCCAGGCTCTAACAACTGAGACACATTTACCTGACTCACACTTATCCCAGAACAGTTCCTTGTGTGCTTTATGGTGTGTTTGCTTGATGAGAACTCATGTCAGTCATCTCAGGGCTGCCATTGGTCTTCAACCCCCCCCTTCATGTGTTACAGTGACAGAAGCTCCTCTCTGCTTGCAGAGGACGTCCTGGGCTCGTACCTCCTGTGCCCGCATcctaagagacctggctgtggctCTCTCATCATTCGTTTCTCTTCTGGCCTCGTCACCCACCTCATAGACAACACCTATAAAGGGACATACCTGCTTGAGGTGAGCTGTCTTATGGTCAATCATTCAATTTTCATCAACTTTCTTTAACTTCCAATTTAAGCTCTTCGTTAATGTATTTTCAATTCGTAGATAATAAGTAATTTTCATGTTTATATACTAGAACTGCCACATAGAATTCTGCACCATTGCTGCCTTGATAGAGCACTACACAGAGTTCGAGGAGCTGGACTTTCCGCTGAGTTGTTCCCGCGTAAACCACTGCTACGAGTGGGAGGAGAACGTTGGCAAGGCACACCAAAGCTTCAAAAGAAAGAATGCAAAATATAACCAGAGGAAGCAATGGGTTTAAAAGTAATTTCTGAACATAGGATTGATTGACGTATTCCATTCTCTAAGAGACACTGACAACATGTGTTACACTGACACCTTTAATTTCTTTGCACTTAAATACAGTACAATTAATTCACTTCAGTGCTTCACTTAGGGCACTTTTGTTATTGTTTTGAGATTTTTGAGAAACATTTCTTATCACAGTTCACCTGCTAAAGGGAAGTTTGATCGCTGGGGTTTTGATAAATGTAAGGCTCTGGTATGGAGTAAGATGTTGGCACTTAGCCTATGATGTCGTTTTTTAAAATGTCAAAAGTGTGTTTTAGATGTATATTCTTCTTCTGTGTTTTAGCTGCACCTACTTTTTAATTATATACATTTTCTAAAGTAGGAATTTAGAtatatgtgttgttgtttttttggtcTGTATGTTAAGCTTCTGCCTCATGTTAAACTGTCAGTTTTTCACAGGCATGTTTTAAAATGTTCTGTGAGAAACACATTTTGAGATGTCATGCATGGTACATGACTCCCTTTACAGCACAAAGTGTCGCCTATTTTTacgttttatatatattttttgtcaggTTATGCATAATGTATTGCCGTATTTTATACATAAATGCACATATATTTCTATGAACTTTATCTAAGTCTGTTGTTTTTGAGGGGGAACAAGAGGTGATTTCGATTATGGATCTTTGGAAAGACAACAGGCAATTTTCACAAATTACGTGGTTTTATGGTTGCCTAGCAACTTGGAACGCCGTGGGAAGGGGACAGACAGCGAGATGATATTGTTGTTTGCATAGACTTTTGTTTATGTGCACGGATTGTATTCATTGAACGACATGATGCCATCTGCCAATACTACGTTTTTATAGCACGTGGATAATTGACGTGACAAGAAATGATTCCAACCGATtagcagtctgtttagctagtACAGGTTGTGAACTTGTTTGCTTTGATGCTTGGTCAATGTGGCTGGGTACCTTagcttagttagctagctagcaagcattcTGATTTGCTGTCATGCTTCTGTGACCAGATCAACAGGTTAGATTTGGCTATTCTGATCACTTCAGTTGTAGCATGTCAGCTGGAAAGATGTCTGTCATAGCTGCTAGTTAGATTAATTGTTTAGTGTCCAAATAACAGTACGCTAGCTATTTATTTTCCTATTACTATCTAGCTTGCACAATGCCTGAAATGGATTCAACAACTGATGATTGACATTGGtagtgttaagttgcgtcaattcaaagctggtattggaacaaaaagaggtcaatacacgtcttctaaaatagactagtattttaattaatccaaaacacttcaatggtaaatatgatgttcgtatatacgggtccactgaaataccacgcagggcagacagagaactggtccattgttataagttcttctttaaatactctgacagagatagttcccgctccctgctggcctatcagagtagagactgagcgtggtttagacttactcagcctatcgttggcgcacaggctggtcccagccccttggcgcttcactgttgccaggtgtcagTTGTTTTCtccacaacttgtctcgagtcagcaaccccagacatctttgtagcagaacacatgtccttgagcgttctaacaaagaggcagtgtgtgtgtgtatgtgagacacaagtcttatctcagcctaccccctaatagttccccacattaatcacagcttgttatgttgaccaatttttatcagtacagtacaaacctattatgtttaatcattaatgctttcttattaagctaacagcacatctaaaatataagagaataatttcccacaGTAGTCGATATCAAAATGTATAGTCAGATGTTGCCTTGCATGCTTGTCACCAGTAAGCGTTCCTGATATCAGACATCCCAAGAAGACTGAGGTAAAAATGGCTTCAGTCAATGAATGAGGCAAAAATGGCTGCAGAGTCAATCAAGGTAGTGGTCAGGTGTCGGCCGATGAATGATAGGGAGCACATTTTGAATTGTAAGATGGTAGTATCAGTAGAGATGAGTCGCTGTCAGTGTTTCATCAAGAAGCCAGGGGCAAAGGAGGAGCCACCAAAGCAATTCACCTTTGATGGAACCTACTTCATTGACCAAACCACTGAGCAGATGTACAACGAGAAATCGCCTACCCTTTGGTTGAGGTAGGCCTACAATAAATTCTGCTACATTTTCACAACCTGATTATGGTGGATTAcatacagcagcagcagctcatAGGTTATTGGACATATCCAGTAGATATATGGAACTAAATACCACGTCAGTTAGGAAAACAAGTGTGCCGCTGCCAATTAGAATATATCCCCTAGCTAATGACCTCCGAGCTCATCATTTAGAGAAGAGGCTGCCATTAAACAACTGCTGAGGTCAATTGTAAAGCATATAGGCATTCTTCTACAAGCATGTCAATGGTGTAAACAGACTGTTCTTGCTACCAACAGGGGGTGACTGAAGGGTACAATGGGACCATTCACCATGCAGGGGGTGTctgagccagcaggccagagaggGGTCATCCCAAGGGTCTTTGAGCACATCTTCGAGAGCATTCAGGTAGAGTCTTCACCTCTATTGTACTGCCATCAAGAAACTCCCAAGGATGAGTTGGTGGGGATCATTATTTTAGAAGTGCTGTGGTTGTAAAAAGCTGACCTCAGACAAGGCCTTTTGTATGACTGGCAGAGCCCCATTGAGTGGCCAGCTTGTACTACTGTATGTCGCATGAGTGGGCTTTATCATCAAGTGTTTCCTCTCAAGAACTGGTTCTTATTCATTTGGTGTCTTCTATGTAAAATAGTGTGCAGAAAATACAAAGTTCCCGGTGAGGGCTTCCTACCTAGAGATCTACAATGAAGAAATCCGAGAACTTTTGGGAAATGACACCAAACAGAAAATGGAGGTAAGAAACCATAGTACCAGAATATTAGGGcgagttcgcctaatttcagtttgtgacaaaacaagcgaCAGCGAGAACTTCGCCAGCAACTACTTCAAGCCTAAGAGAGTCAACCAGTTGCTGGGCGTTGAGCCCCTGAAGGGACTTGGTAAGACCAGGAGCTACAGGCCCTTCCCCTGACCCCTGAACCAATAGCCCAGCGCCTTTTCACTGCGCTCAATATTATATATGGGTAGGGCTTGTTTCTTACTGGAAACTGCAGAGGGCAATCTTCTCACCTGAATTCAAATGTGACTGAGGTGCAATTAATGTTAACATAAAACAGTCAAACTATTAATTGGTATTTAATGAAGTGTGCAGACCGACGGGAAAGTGCCTGAATAgataataaaataatacaattcaGATACTTTTGGAATCaacattcaaataaaatgtgacaATTATAGCACCACTTAATACCAACGTACTGCTTGCTAGTACAAAATTGTTTTATAAGGGTCCAAGTCAGTTACTGGAAACATTCAAAAGATCTAGCCTGCTATCTACTTAACTTCAACAGATAATTTGCCCTACATGTGTGGTTGTTCCACTGATGACCTCTTTCCCTGCAGCAGTTCACTCAGCATCCCAGGGGAACGGGACGCCTCACCTGACCTCCAGCGGCTCCAACATCGGCCCCAACATCGGCCCCTCGCTCAGCGCTGAatccctcctccctcaccccttcTGCCTCGAGTCACTGGGGATCACCCCATCCAATGGCAAGGTGAAGAGGATGAAAAGCAAAACATACATCTCCAATGAGGGGAACTGAGAGAGCTGGGCTAGAGGGGCACTCTACTGtcacctcctcccccagtctaTCCAACATTTCTACCTGCCACCCTTTTTGACCACTAGAGACCTCACTATTCGTTGGCTTGTTTAGGTAGAGTATTTAATTCATCCACTGTGATTGACCCTAGGTTGTTAGTAGTTCTCTATTGAACTTTCAGTAACCAGCAATATAATGGCACTTTTACATGGACACTTGGTCTCGCAATGTGATGCTTctggtgtttttttgttgttgctactTTTAAATGTTAGCGAACATAATGCTACTACTTAATGCCACACGCCATAGTGCTTGCAGTGACTCTTAATGCTGTGATACAATGGTTTATCCAACCTTGAATGTACTATTTATCACAGTGGTTTTTGCTGCTCATGTACTGTAACTGTTAATCAAATATTTTTTCTGTAGCTTTCTGAGTATCTTGTTCATTTcatgtctacagtcgtggtcaaaagttttgagaatgacacaagtattggtcttcacaacgtttgctgcttcagtgtttttagatatttttgtcagatgttactatggtatactgaagtataattacaagcattccataagtgtcaaaggcttttattgacaattacattaagtttatgcaaagagtcaatatttacagtgttgacccttctttttcaagacctctgcaatccaccctggcatgctgtcaattaacttctgggccacatcctgactgatggcagcccattcttgcataatcaatgcttggagtttgtcaaaatgtgtgggtttttgtttgtccacccgtctcttgaggattgaccacaagttctcaatggaattaaggtctggggagtttcctggccatggacccaaaatgttgatgttttgttccccgagccacttagttatcacttttgccttatggcattgttcgtcaccaaactgttcttggatggttgggagaagttgctctcagaggatgtgttgtgtgggaaattattctcttatattttagatgtgctgttagcttaataagaaagcattaatgattaaacataatatgtttgtactgtactgatataaattggtcaacataacaagctatgattaatgtgaggaaccattAGGGGGTAGGCCGAGACAGACTTgtgattcacacagacacacacactgcctctttgttaaaccgctcaaggacagactatgtctgaggttgctgactcgagacaagttgtggagataacaactaatgcctggcaacagtgaagcgccaaggggctgagaccagcctgtgcgccaacgataggctgagtaagtctaaaccacgctcagtctctactctgataggccagcagggagcgggaacgatctctgtcagagtatttaaagaagaacttagaacaatggcttagttctctgactgccctgcgtggtgtttcagtggacccgtatatacgaacatcatatttaccattgaagtgttttgcattaattaaaatactagtatattttagaagacgtgtattgacctctttttgttccattaccagatttgaattgacgcaacttaacagttggtaccattctttattcatggctgtgttcttaggcaaaattgtgagtgagcccactcccttggctgagaagcaaccccacacatgaatggtctcaggatgctttactgttggcatgacacaggactgatagtAGCGCTcaacttgtcttctccggacaagcttttttccggaagccccaaacaatcagaaaggggattcatcagagaaaatgactttaccccagtcctcagcagtccaatccctgtaccttttgcagaatatcagtctgtccctgatgtttttcctggggagaagtggcttcctcgctgcccttcttgaccccaggccatcctccaaaagtgtTCGCCtaactgtgtgtgcagatgcactcacacctgcctgctgccattcctgagcaagctctgcactggtggtgccccgattccacagctgaatcaactttaggagacaatcctggcgcttgctggactttcttgggcgccctgaagccttcttcacaacaattgaacctctctccttgaagttcttgatgatccgataaatggtggatttaggtgcaatcttactagcagcaatatccttgcctgtgaagccctttttgtgcaaagcaatgatgacggcacgagtttccttgcaggtaaccatggttaacagaggaagaacaatgatttcaagcaccaccctccttttaaagcttcctgtctgttattctaacttcTATCAGCATGACAgaatgatctccagccttgtcctcgtcaacactctcacctgtgttaacgagagaatcactgacatgatgtcagctggtccttttgtggcagggctgaaatgcagtggaaatgtttttgggggattaagtttattttcatggcaaagagggactttgcaattaattgcaattcatctgatcactcttcataacagtctggagtatatgcaaattgccatcataaaaactgaggcagcagactttgtaaaaattaatatttgtgtcattctcaaaacttttgaccacgactgtagtacaACTTCACTTCCCAGAATACATGTCTGGTTGTGCAAAATATTTGGCTTTGAGCATCACTAACAGGAAGGTAAGCATCAGGGCTAAGAAATTAGATCTGAGAGCCAAACATGTCAGACCAGTTTGTGTCACACCATCTGGATGACTCCACAAATGCACTGGGGCCAGGGTGGTGTTGTCATAGCAGCAGTGTTAACAGGCCATGTATGACGGTGGAGGGTGGCCTCCGGT
This window of the Coregonus clupeaformis isolate EN_2021a chromosome 10, ASM2061545v1, whole genome shotgun sequence genome carries:
- the LOC121575967 gene encoding SH2 domain-containing protein 5 isoform X1, with product MGETQVRDDGTVTRSAEYVGSFPVDDCCLDDQMQQLHTQLKSLKTCKKRRSVSLKFSIKGVKMYDEDETTILMAHALRRVSLSTAHPSDAQFAFVSHNPGNPDAQLYCHLFKASHARAAQFLNLLLCRCFQLSYLEKHPEVAQDESAGPLPNCTPSLLNQGFPLSVSALVSFRRAPTQGLLPGEKVFPLKNNSATTEEQPSIQEEVFTSPSLVRKKAIRNKVLCSGAYRSFTYSPHKQRHLQDRLNSPQGKGQDKIPVRRARPPSLAETEEALAQAVWCWAGIATDRSSSLLAEDVLGSYLLCPHPKRPGCGSLIIRFSSGLVTHLIDNTYKGTYLLENCHIEFCTIAALIEHYTEFEELDFPLSCSRVNHCYEWEENVGKAHQSFKRKNAKYNQRKQWV
- the LOC121575967 gene encoding SH2 domain-containing protein 5 isoform X2; its protein translation is MGETQVRDDGTVTRSAETCKKRRSVSLKFSIKGVKMYDEDETTILMAHALRRVSLSTAHPSDAQFAFVSHNPGNPDAQLYCHLFKASHARAAQFLNLLLCRCFQLSYLEKHPEVAQDESAGPLPNCTPSLLNQGFPLSVSALVSFRRAPTQGLLPGEKVFPLKNNSATTEEQPSIQEEVFTSPSLVRKKAIRNKVLCSGAYRSFTYSPHKQRHLQDRLNSPQGKGQDKIPVRRARPPSLAETEEALAQAVWCWAGIATDRSSSLLAEDVLGSYLLCPHPKRPGCGSLIIRFSSGLVTHLIDNTYKGTYLLENCHIEFCTIAALIEHYTEFEELDFPLSCSRVNHCYEWEENVGKAHQSFKRKNAKYNQRKQWV